The DNA region GGCGTTGCACCAGCTCGGCACCACCCTGCCCGACGAGCGCACCGCCGACCTCTGCCTGCTCCACGACCTGGCGGGCCGCCTGGCGGCCGGGGAGATCACGGCCGGCGAGGTGGCAGGCGAGGTCTGGTACCGCTGCCTGTCGGGGGACACCGAGGCCGAGCGCGAGTTCCTCGAGACCGTCGGCCCCGAGTACTGGGTCGAGAGCCTCGCGTACGGGCCGCCCGAGGGGTACCAGGCGTGGAAGGACGCCGTCCGCTCGGCCGCAGAGCGGCTGTGCCGCGCCGAGGCGCCGCTCCGGTAGTCCACCGCTCCGGCAGCCCACGGACCGTCCTGCCGCACGGCGACCGGAACCCGACGTACATGCAAGTCTCTTGTTGCAAAGGACACTTGGCGCTTGCGCACGGTCGCCCCGCAGCCGTCCCACTCCCATCCGGGCGGACGGCCGGCCGGCGCCGGCAGGGATTCCGACCACCGGCTTCCACAGCTGGGCGGGCAGCGAGGTGCCGGCGCCCGATCCGGCGGCGGGCTCCGAGCCGACCAGCCGCGAGCCCGCCGACGCGCGGTGCGCGGACTTCTTCGACGGCGACCGGCGGATGGCCGAGTTCCACGGCGGTGAGGGCTGGTCGCTGTGGGCCACCGGTACCCCGCTGAATCCGGCCGTACCCGCCTCGGGGTGGTCGTGCCCGCACGACCACCCCGAGCTGTACCGGCTGTACTGGCCGTACCGCCCGTACCGACGTGCAGAACACCGTCGGTCGATCGTCAGTAGATCAGGTAACCCGGGCGGTGCCCCTCGTCCTCGATCTCCCCGGTGGCCTGGGCCCGCAGCTTGCGGGACAGTTCCTCCAGGGCCCTGGAGGCCGCGACCTCCTCGCCGATCCTGGCGAGCGGACGGTCCTCCGCACTCTTCTCGGCCTCGCCGTGCGCGCTCAGGCCCGGCGCCCTCGCGCCCGTCAACCTGGCGTCGCACACCGTGTGCACGCCGTCTTCGTCGAAGCTCAGCTCCACGTCCCACTGGTTGTGCATGCCACACCTCCTGGCGCCGGCCCCCGTCGCACCGGTCCGGGCCGACCCGGGCGGTGGGCCCGTGGTGGCCGCTCACACCAGCGTGCGCCCGCCTCGCCCGTGGCGGCAAGCGCGGCAGTTGCCGCGGTGGCCGGCGCGGTACCGCCGCGTCCGATCCGCCCGGACCGGTGCGACGGCGGTACGCTGACGGAAGCGCGCCGCGACCGCCGACCCTCCCCCGGACCCGCCGGCGCGGCGCGGGGCAGCGACAACCTGGTGGTCCCTCCGTGGCGGTCTTCCTCCTCGCTCTGAGCGCGGCCTGCTGTCTGGGACTCGGTTTCGTCCTCCAGCAGCACGCGGCGCAACGGGCCCCTCGTGCCGACATGCTGCACTGGCGCCTGCTGCTGGACCTGATGCGGATGCCCGAGTGGCTGCTCGGCACCGGGTTCATGGTCAGCGGTCTGCTCCTCTCCGCGCTCGCCCTCAACCAGGGCGAGGTGTCGCTGGTCGAGCCACTGCTGGCGACCAACCTGCTGTTCGCCATGGCGCTCTCCCGGGTGCTGACCCGTCAGACCCTCGGCCGCTCGGGCTGGGCGGGGGTGCTGCTGCTCGGCCTCGGGGTGACGGCGTTCATCGTGGCGGGGCAGCCGACCGGTGGCGGTCCACCCGCCGGGGAGCTCCGCCACTGGCTGGTGGTCGGCACCGTGGTCGGGCTGACCCTGCTACTGGTCACGCTCGCCCGGCGGCTGCCGCTGTTCGAGGAGGCCACCCTGCTGGCACTCGCCGCGGGACTGCTCTACGGCCTGCAGGACGCCCTGACCCGCACCACCACCCAGCGCCTCGACCACAGCGGGCTGGCGGTGGTGCTGCGCACCTGGCAGCCGTACGCGGTGGTGGCGGCCGGCGTGGTCGGGCTGCTGCTGGTGCAGAGCGCCTTCGAAGCCGCCCCGCTGCGGATGTCCCTGCCGGCGCTGACCGCCGCCCAGCCGCTGTCCGGGATCGCCTGCGCAGTCGGCTTCCTCGGTGACCGGCTGCGGGTCACCCCGGGCGCGCTGGCCTGGGAGGCCGCCGGGCTGGTGGCGATCGTGATCGGGGTGATCGTGATCGGACGGCATCCGGCGATGCCCGGCAGCGTCCGGGACACCCTGGAGAGCATCGGGGTGCCGCCGGAGGACGAGCCGGCCATCGGTGACGGCAGCCGGGACCGGGTCGGCGACGGCAACGGCAACGGCAACGGCAACGGCAACGGCAACGGCAACGGCAACGGCAACGGCAACGGCAGGAAACACCCCGCGCCCGACCAGGTCAGTGGCGGTGACGCGCGCGATGACACCAACACCAACACCGACACCGACGCGAACGCGAAGGGCGAGTAGGCGAACCGATGCGCTGGAGCGCCCAGGCGGACGCCGTGGTCGGCGGGGCGGTCGCGGGCGTCGGCGTGGCCTGCCTGGTGCGCGCCCGGCGGTCCAGGTGGCCGCAGCCCTTCTCGCTCGCCGCGCTCCCGCTGATGCTGAGCGTGCACCAACTCGTCGAGGCACTGGTCTGGCTCGGTGCGGACGGTGAGCTGCCCCCGCCCCTCGCCGAGGCGGCCCGCACCGCCTGGGCGGTGATCGCCCTGCCGCTGCTGCCCGTCCTGGTCCCCGCCGGGGTGTGGCAGGCGGCCTGCGAGCCCGGGCACCCGGTCGGCCCGCACCGCCGCCGTGGGCTCGTCCAGCTGACCGTGCTGGGCGCAGTGATCGCGATCCCGCTCGCGGCCGCCGTCGCCTCCCACCCGGTGACGGCCACCCGGTACGGCCACACCCTCGGCTACGCCATCGGCATCCCGCACCCGGCCTTCCTACTCGCCGGCTATCTCCTCACCACGGTCGGCTCCCTCCTCCTCAGCGGCGACCGTCTGCTCCGCCGCCTCGGCCTGGTCACCGGAACGGGCGCCGTCCTCTGCGCCCTGCTCTGGCGATTCGCTTTCATGTCCACCTGGTGCGCCCTCGCGGCCTCGGCCAGCCTCCTGCTCCTCCACTGGTCGGGGCGCCCGCCCACCAACCGTCGATGAACCGGTGGCGATCACCTCATCCGCGCGTGTCCGCCCGGCGACTCGCGCCTGCGCTGCCGACTTGCCCTCGCTCCCGCCTCCCTGCCGCTCGATGCCCGACCGCTACGGCCGTGCCGCCTCCACCACGACTGCCGTCACCTGCCCATCGGCCTCGGCACCCCCGTGCCCGCGCGTTCGGTCCATCTCCCGCCATTCCGGCCGCAGGCCGGTCAGCGTGGTGGTGGCGAAGTACAGGACGCCGGCCGTGAGCAGCCCGGGTATCAGGCCGACCAGAGCAACGGCCGCACCCGCGAGGAGCCCGCCGAGGGGGATGCCGGCCCAGGCCAGGGAGTCGCTGAGGGCGTGGACGCGGCCGAGGAGGTGGCGGGGAACCCGTTCGAAGAGGACCGCGCCGAGGATCGGGTTGAGGAACCCGGAGCCGAAACCGCCCACCGCGAAGACCGTGACCACCACCCACACGGGCGCGTCCAGCGCGAGCACCAGGTAGCGCGGCGCCCCGGCGAGCAGGAAGCCGACGAAGAAGACCGTACGGCGCGGCAACCGGTGGGCGAGCGCCGCCGCGATCAGGCTGCCGGCCACCGCCGTGACCCCCAGGACGCTGCCGATCAGCCCGATCACGGCCGGCCCGTTGCCGGACTCCCGGGCCCAGACCGGGACCAGGACGGTCGTGAACCCGGCGTCTAGCAGGTTGGTGACGCCGACCATGACGGTCACGGTGAGCAGCAGCGGTTCCGCCCGGAGGAAGCCGAAACCCTCCCGGAACATCCGCCAGTAGCCGCCGCCACGCTGCTCGTCCTGGACCACGACCGGGCCCGGAACCGCCGCCGGGCCCGGAACCGACGAGCGCCCCATGCCCGGTGGCAGCGCCAGGGCGACGATCAGCGACCCGAGCGCGAAGGTGACTGCGTTGATCGCCAGCCCGGCCAGTGGCCCCACCAGCGCGACCAGCCCGCCGCCGACGGCCGGTCCGATCGTGGAGGCCAGCCGTTCGGTGACACCCGAGAGCCCGGTGGCCCGTTCCATCGGTACCCGGGCGTGGTCGGCCGCCTCCGGGACCATGACCGACTTGGCCAGGTCACCCGGCCCGCGCATCGCACCGATCACCGCGACCATCGCCAACAGCGTCCAGAACGGCAGCAGCCCCCGGGCGTGCAGCAGTGGGACCAGCCCGGCCGCGACGGCGCTCACCGCGTCCGTCGTCCAGGACACCACGCGCGGCCCGAGCCGGTCGACCAGCGGCCCGGTCAGCGCCTTGACCAGCACGTACGGCGTCATCTCGGCGAAGGCGACCAGACCGGTCAGGGTGGCGCTGCCAGTGGTGGCCAGCACGAACCAGGGCAGTGCGATGGCCGAGATTCGGGTCCCGGTCAGGGAGACCGCCGTGGCGGCGAGCACCCCGACCAGCGGCCGCAGACTGCGCACCGGCGAATCGGTGACGGTGGCGGTCATTCGGCTCCCCCCTCCCCCGAGCCGGACAGACCCTGCGCGTCGGGCAACACGTGGACCACCACGGAGACCTGCTCACTGCCCTCCGGCACCGGCCCGGCGGCGCCGACCGGGCGGTAGCGCCGGAGGACCGCCGTCAGCTCGGCGGTCAGCTGCTCGGCCTCGCCCGGCGTGAGCTGCAGCAGCATGTCGCTGAAGTCGACCGCCTTGCGCCACTCCCTGGGCATCGTCTCGAAGGCGTCGAGCACGCGCTGCCCGGTCAGGGTGTGGCCGGCCAGCACGGCCCGCAGGAAGCCGACGGCCGTCTCGGGCTCCTCGTCCGCCATGTCCTCCCCCGTCCAGACCGTCACGCGGTGCGCCGAACGCCACCAGCGCTCCCGGGCGTTGCCGCGCTCCGCGTCCTCCTCTACGAAGCCCGCGGCGGCGAGCTGGCGCAGGTGGTAGCTGGTGGCTCCGGAGTTGAGCCCCAGCTGCTCGGCGAGCCTCGTCGCCGTGGACGGGCCATGCCTTCGCAGCAGCCCGACCAGTTGCATCCGCACGGGGTGGGCCATCGCTTTCATGCCCTTGGCAGTGAGGACGACGTGCGGGTCGTCACTGTGCATCCAGCCACGGTCTTCGGTCATGCCAGAAGTCTAGGACCGCAAAGAATCCTTCGCAAAGAGTTTTTTGCGAAGACTTCTCTGTGGTCATCGCCCGGCCGGCAGACCGGGCACTCCTCAACGCCCGAACGACTCCGGCCGGGGCTCCCGAGCAGGCCCCGAGCAGGCCCCGGCGGGACGCGCCCCGCCGGTCGGCGGACCGCCCACCCGCCGCTCGGCGGGGGCCGGGGCCCACTTCGCGTCCCGGAGCCGGATTGTCACCCGGGCGGAGGAGGCGCAGGCTGGCAGGAGGGCCCGGGAAGCGGCCCGCCCCGGTCGGCCGCGGATCCGATGACGGCCGCCGGTCAGGCACGAGGGGCAGGGCAATGGCACGCGGGAAGCTCTGGGGCTACGTCGCTTCGGGGGCCCGGGCGCTCGGCGCGCTCGGCGGCGCGGGCGGCGGGGTCGGTGGCGGCGGTGCCGGACGCAAGGACGGCGCGGGCGCGTCGAACGGCCTCGGGCCGTACCCGCCGATCGCGATGGCGGGGCCCAGGACGCTGTCCCGGACGGAGCTCGACCAACTGCGCTGGACCGGCCGGCAGGCCGGGTGCGAGCCGCAGGCGCGGCACGTCCAGGTCTCCGAGGTGGTGCGCCGGGTGGTGCGCGGCGGCGGCCGGGCGGCGGCCGTCACGGTCCGGCTGGCGCCCGGGCTGCCGGTGGTGGCGGGGGACGCCCGACGGATGGAGGCCGCGGTGGCCGGGCTGGTCGACCACGCGATCCGGCGCAGCCCGCTGGGCGGCCGAGTGCTGGTCCGCGCGGACGTCGGGCGCGCCGGCCCGGCGGCGCCCCGGACCGCGGCCGGGCGGGGCACGTCCGCGCGCGGCCGGGAGCGGGTGGAGATACGGATCTCCGATCGCGGAGCGTACGAGCCACCGCAGACCCGCGAGTGGCTGCTGGCAGGAGTGCGGGCCACCGGACCGGTCGGCCCGGCGCTGCACAGCCTGGTGCTGGCCGCGGGCGGACGGCTCGCGGTCGAGCCGACGCCCGGCGGCGGCCTGACCGTCGTGCTGCTGCTGGCGGTCGCCTACGACTAGTAGGTTGCCCACGGCGAGCGACCCGCACGGCGGCGACCCGCACGACCAACGACCCGCACGACCCGCACGACCAGCGACCCGCACGGCCGCGACCGCGCGGCGAACGACGGCCACCGAACCTAGACTTGCCCCATGCCCCGGCTCAACGACCAGGTCAGGGAGCTGCTCCAGGAGTACGCCGACCTGATCAACATCACCGGCGGGGACGCCTTCCGGGCCCGCGCCTACGAGAAGGCCGCCCGAGCGGTCGGCGGCTACCCCGAGGACCTGGCCGATCTGGACCTCAAGGGACTGCAGCAGATCCCCGGCGTCGGCAAGTCCACGGCGGCGAAGATCGCCGAGTACCTCGCCACCGGACGGATCCCCGCGCTGGAGTCCCTGCGGGCCAGGATCCCGTCCGGCGTACGGGAGATGATGGCCGTTCCCAGCGTCGGCCCCAAGCGCGCCCTCGCCCTCTACCGCGACCTCGGCATCGCGTCCGTGGACGAACTCGCCGGGGCGATCCGCGCCGACAGGCTGTCCGGCGTGGCCGGCCTCGGCGAGCGCAGCGGCGAGAAGATCCTGCACGGCATCGAGCTGATGCGGCAGTCCGGCGGACGGACCCTGCTCGACGTCGCCACCGAGCTGGCCGAGCAACTGGTCGCGGCGCTCTCCGCCGTCCCCGGCTGCACCCGCTGCGCGTACGCGGGCTCGCTGCGCCGGATGCGCGAGACGGTGGGCGACATCGACGTGCTGGCGACCGCCGACGACTCCGCTCCGCTGATGGCCGCGCTCACCGAACTCCCTTACGTGGCCGAGGTGATCGGCAGCGGGCCGACCAAGACCTCGGTCCGCACCACCCAGGGGATCCAGGTGGACCTGCGGGTCGTCCCCGAGGAGGACTGGGGCGCCGCGCTGGTCTACTTCACCGGGTCGAAGGCGCACAACATCAAGCTCCGCACGATGGCGGTGCGGGCCGGACTGAAGCTGTCCGAGTACGGCCTGTTCGAGGTCGACGGCACCGCCAAGAAGGCCGCGAAGGGCACGAAGGCCGCGAAAGAAGCGAAGAGCGCGGCGGGCACGACGGGCACGACGGGAGCGAAGAAGGACGGCGGAGCAGACGCCCGGACGGAGGGCGTCAAGGTGGTGTCCGAGACCGAGGACGAGGTGTACGCCGCCCTCGGCCTGCCCTGGATCCCGCCGACGCTGCGCGAGGACCGCGGCGAGATCGAGGCCGCGCTGAACGGTGAACTCCCGGACCTCATCGAGGAGTCGGACCTGCGCGGCGACCTGCACACCCACACCGACCTGACCGACGGCCTGGCCACCCTCACCGAGATGATCGACACGGCCGCTGCCCGCGGCTACTCCTACTACGCCGTCACCGACCACGCACCGGACCTGGTGATGCAGCGGATGACCGCCGAGAAGATGCTCGCCCAGCGCGAGGAGCTGCGCGGACTCGCGGACCGCCACAGGAAGCTGCGCCTGCTGCACGGCACCGAGCTGAACATCGGCCCGGACGGCGGTGTGGACTGGCCGCCCGAGTTCCTGGCCGGCTTCGACGTCTGCGTGGCCTCCGTGCACTCGCACTTCAACCTCGACCGGACCGCTCAGACCCGGCGGTTGATCCGCGCCTGCGAGAACCCGTACGTCCACATCATCGGCCACCTCACCACCCGGCGGATCGGCCTGCGCGGGCCGATCGACGTCGACCTGGACGCGGTGTTCGAGGCCGCCGCCCGCACCGGCACCGCGATCGAGATCAACAGCTCCCCGCAGCGGCTCGACCTGCGCGACGAGGACATCCTGCGGGCCAAGCGCCACGGCGTGCGCTTCTCGATCGACAGCGACGCGCACGCCACCGGCCACCTCGCCTACCCGCGCTTCGGCATCGGTACGGCGCAGCGCGGCTGGCTCACCACCGAGGACGTGATCAACGCCTGGACGTGGCAGAAGCTGAAGCGCTTCCTCCGTAAGGACGCACTACAGATCTAGCACTACAGAAGCAGTACTACGGACGTAGTACTACGTCCGTAGTGCGCCCGCTAGCACCCGCCGAGCGAAGCCCCCGGCGAGCCCAGCACCCGGGCCGCGCTGCGGTGCCCGAGCCCGGCCGCCAGCCGCAGCTCCCCGGTGTCCAGGAACCCGGCCAGGAAGCCCGCCGCGAAGGCGTCCCCGGCCCCGGTGAGGTCGCGCACCTCGGCGACCGGCGGCACCGGTACGGTGAACAGCCCCTCGTCCGGCACGTCGACGGTGGTCGCCTCGGCACCCGACTTGGTGACCACCGTGGTGGCCGCCAGCCGGGCGCGCTCCGGCCCCGGCAGGCCGTCCACCAGCAGCCCCAGGAAGGCGGACTCGGAGCGGTTGGCGAACACGAAGGTGGGCGCCAACTCGGCCAGCAAGGCGAGAAACCGCTCCCGTCCGAACTGCTCCAGCATGCCGGTGGAGGAGGCGTCCACCGAGGTGCTGCCGCCCGCCAGCCGGACCCGGGCGAGCGCGTCGACCGCCGTCCGGCCGACCG from Kitasatospora cathayae includes:
- a CDS encoding dsRBD fold-containing protein; amino-acid sequence: MHNQWDVELSFDEDGVHTVCDARLTGARAPGLSAHGEAEKSAEDRPLARIGEEVAASRALEELSRKLRAQATGEIEDEGHRPGYLIY
- a CDS encoding DUF6629 family protein; this encodes MRWSAQADAVVGGAVAGVGVACLVRARRSRWPQPFSLAALPLMLSVHQLVEALVWLGADGELPPPLAEAARTAWAVIALPLLPVLVPAGVWQAACEPGHPVGPHRRRGLVQLTVLGAVIAIPLAAAVASHPVTATRYGHTLGYAIGIPHPAFLLAGYLLTTVGSLLLSGDRLLRRLGLVTGTGAVLCALLWRFAFMSTWCALAASASLLLLHWSGRPPTNRR
- a CDS encoding MFS transporter yields the protein MTATVTDSPVRSLRPLVGVLAATAVSLTGTRISAIALPWFVLATTGSATLTGLVAFAEMTPYVLVKALTGPLVDRLGPRVVSWTTDAVSAVAAGLVPLLHARGLLPFWTLLAMVAVIGAMRGPGDLAKSVMVPEAADHARVPMERATGLSGVTERLASTIGPAVGGGLVALVGPLAGLAINAVTFALGSLIVALALPPGMGRSSVPGPAAVPGPVVVQDEQRGGGYWRMFREGFGFLRAEPLLLTVTVMVGVTNLLDAGFTTVLVPVWARESGNGPAVIGLIGSVLGVTAVAGSLIAAALAHRLPRRTVFFVGFLLAGAPRYLVLALDAPVWVVVTVFAVGGFGSGFLNPILGAVLFERVPRHLLGRVHALSDSLAWAGIPLGGLLAGAAVALVGLIPGLLTAGVLYFATTTLTGLRPEWREMDRTRGHGGAEADGQVTAVVVEAARP
- a CDS encoding ArsR/SmtB family transcription factor, coding for MTEDRGWMHSDDPHVVLTAKGMKAMAHPVRMQLVGLLRRHGPSTATRLAEQLGLNSGATSYHLRQLAAAGFVEEDAERGNARERWWRSAHRVTVWTGEDMADEEPETAVGFLRAVLAGHTLTGQRVLDAFETMPREWRKAVDFSDMLLQLTPGEAEQLTAELTAVLRRYRPVGAAGPVPEGSEQVSVVVHVLPDAQGLSGSGEGGAE
- a CDS encoding ATP-binding protein — translated: MARGKLWGYVASGARALGALGGAGGGVGGGGAGRKDGAGASNGLGPYPPIAMAGPRTLSRTELDQLRWTGRQAGCEPQARHVQVSEVVRRVVRGGGRAAAVTVRLAPGLPVVAGDARRMEAAVAGLVDHAIRRSPLGGRVLVRADVGRAGPAAPRTAAGRGTSARGRERVEIRISDRGAYEPPQTREWLLAGVRATGPVGPALHSLVLAAGGRLAVEPTPGGGLTVVLLLAVAYD
- a CDS encoding helix-hairpin-helix domain-containing protein, which produces MPRLNDQVRELLQEYADLINITGGDAFRARAYEKAARAVGGYPEDLADLDLKGLQQIPGVGKSTAAKIAEYLATGRIPALESLRARIPSGVREMMAVPSVGPKRALALYRDLGIASVDELAGAIRADRLSGVAGLGERSGEKILHGIELMRQSGGRTLLDVATELAEQLVAALSAVPGCTRCAYAGSLRRMRETVGDIDVLATADDSAPLMAALTELPYVAEVIGSGPTKTSVRTTQGIQVDLRVVPEEDWGAALVYFTGSKAHNIKLRTMAVRAGLKLSEYGLFEVDGTAKKAAKGTKAAKEAKSAAGTTGTTGAKKDGGADARTEGVKVVSETEDEVYAALGLPWIPPTLREDRGEIEAALNGELPDLIEESDLRGDLHTHTDLTDGLATLTEMIDTAAARGYSYYAVTDHAPDLVMQRMTAEKMLAQREELRGLADRHRKLRLLHGTELNIGPDGGVDWPPEFLAGFDVCVASVHSHFNLDRTAQTRRLIRACENPYVHIIGHLTTRRIGLRGPIDVDLDAVFEAAARTGTAIEINSSPQRLDLRDEDILRAKRHGVRFSIDSDAHATGHLAYPRFGIGTAQRGWLTTEDVINAWTWQKLKRFLRKDALQI
- a CDS encoding carbohydrate kinase family protein gives rise to the protein MLGVLGDLVEDIVVWVDGPLRHGTDSGAQVFRRRGGSAANVARFAAGQCPVRFLGCVGADAVGDGIVAELGGHGVDVRVQRHGQTGSIVVLIDQDGERTMLPDRGAAKLLERVPDEWLTGLTHLHVPGYSFDGEPVGRTAVDALARVRLAGGSTSVDASSTGMLEQFGRERFLALLAELAPTFVFANRSESAFLGLLVDGLPGPERARLAATTVVTKSGAEATTVDVPDEGLFTVPVPPVAEVRDLTGAGDAFAAGFLAGFLDTGELRLAAGLGHRSAARVLGSPGASLGGC